From a single Candidatus Methylomirabilota bacterium genomic region:
- a CDS encoding NADH-quinone oxidoreductase subunit C, giving the protein MDGGAILARLKTKLGPRLTETHAHRGDHTAVVTRDGIIEALAFCRDEPELRFDLLADLTAVDYLRYPGREDGPRFDVVYHLYSVPHRHRVRLRVPVEQDDPVVPTATGLWPIANWLEREVWDMFGIRFQGHPDLRRLLLYEEFQGHPLRKDYPIDRRQPLIGPIV; this is encoded by the coding sequence ATGGACGGAGGGGCCATCCTCGCGCGGCTGAAGACGAAGCTCGGCCCGCGCCTCACCGAGACCCACGCGCACCGCGGCGATCACACCGCGGTGGTGACGCGCGACGGGATCATCGAGGCGCTCGCCTTCTGCCGCGACGAGCCCGAGCTGCGCTTCGATCTGCTCGCCGACCTCACCGCCGTCGACTACCTGCGCTACCCCGGCCGAGAGGACGGGCCGCGCTTCGACGTGGTCTATCACCTCTACTCGGTCCCCCACCGGCACCGCGTGCGCCTACGCGTCCCCGTGGAGCAGGACGACCCCGTCGTGCCGACCGCGACCGGACTCTGGCCCATCGCGAACTGGCTCGAGCGCGAGGTGTGGGACATGTTCGGGATCCGCTTCCAGGGCCATCCCGACCTGCGCCGGCTGCTGCTCTATGAGGAGTTCCAGGGCCACCCGCTCCGCAAGGACTACCCGATCGACCGACGCCAGCCGCTCATTGGACCAATTGTTTAG
- a CDS encoding hybrid sensor histidine kinase/response regulator → FTPAGGRIQISLARVASHVELRVSDTGQGIHPDLLPYVFDRLRQGDSTSTRAHGGVGIGLALVRHLVALHGGAVRAESPGEAQGATVTVTLPLTAVEIRAPVPRKPLDATSLSGVRVLVVDDDPAAVELVVETLGQSGAEARGAGSVAAALPVLAAWRPAVLVSDIEMPGEDGYALIRQVRTLTPEAGGRTPAVALTAFSRPEDRVRILQAGFSLHVTKPVDPEELIAIVATLAGDGAGKEE, encoded by the coding sequence AGTTCACGCCGGCCGGCGGGCGCATCCAAATAAGCTTGGCTCGGGTGGCCTCGCATGTCGAACTCCGGGTGAGCGACACCGGGCAGGGGATTCATCCGGACCTGCTCCCGTACGTCTTCGACCGTCTCCGCCAGGGCGACAGCACGTCCACGCGCGCCCACGGCGGGGTCGGCATCGGACTCGCGCTCGTCCGGCATCTCGTCGCGCTGCACGGCGGCGCCGTGCGCGCCGAGAGCCCCGGCGAAGCGCAAGGGGCGACCGTCACGGTGACGCTGCCGCTGACCGCGGTCGAGATCCGCGCGCCCGTTCCGCGAAAGCCGCTTGACGCCACGTCGCTGTCCGGGGTACGCGTGCTTGTGGTGGACGACGATCCCGCCGCGGTGGAGCTGGTGGTGGAGACGCTGGGGCAGAGCGGAGCCGAGGCCCGGGGCGCGGGTTCCGTGGCGGCCGCGCTGCCCGTGCTGGCCGCTTGGCGGCCGGCCGTGCTCGTCTCGGACATCGAGATGCCGGGCGAGGACGGCTATGCCCTCATCCGCCAGGTGCGGACGCTGACGCCCGAGGCCGGGGGGCGGACGCCGGCGGTGGCGCTGACCGCGTTCAGCCGCCCTGAGGACCGGGTCCGCATCCTCCAGGCCGGGTTCAGCCTCCATGTCACCAAGCCCGTCGATCCGGAGGAGCTGATCGCCATCGTGGCCACCCTGGCGGGAGACGGGGCCGGGAAGGAGGAGTGA
- a CDS encoding NADH-quinone oxidoreductase subunit B — protein MGVGGVGGFFTSKLDQAIGWARKYSIFQYPFVTACCGMEYMATACSHYDVDRFGAGLPRFSPRQADVLFVVGTISHKMAPVLKRIYDQMCEPKWVVAFGVCTCTGGFYNNYATVQGIDTIIPVDVYIPGCPPRPESVLDGLMKLQDKIAAGAQRF, from the coding sequence ATGGGAGTAGGCGGCGTCGGCGGGTTCTTCACCTCCAAGCTCGATCAGGCCATCGGCTGGGCGCGGAAGTACTCCATCTTCCAGTACCCCTTCGTGACCGCGTGCTGTGGCATGGAGTACATGGCCACCGCGTGCTCGCACTACGACGTCGACCGCTTCGGAGCGGGGCTGCCGCGCTTCTCGCCGCGACAGGCCGACGTGCTGTTCGTGGTGGGCACGATCAGCCACAAGATGGCGCCGGTGCTCAAGCGCATCTACGACCAGATGTGCGAGCCCAAGTGGGTGGTCGCCTTCGGCGTGTGCACGTGCACGGGAGGCTTCTACAACAACTACGCCACCGTCCAGGGGATCGACACCATCATTCCGGTGGACGTGTACATCCCCGGCTGCCCGCCGCGCCCCGAGAGCGTGCTCGACGGCCTCATGAAGCTGCAGGACAAGATCGCGGCGGGCGCGCAGCGCTTCTAG
- the lipA gene encoding lipoyl synthase, with protein MGITLPLLNPSSPPASPKPAWLKVRAPGGPKYLRLKGLMREWNLHSVCEEAHCPNIGECWEDLTATFMILGDVCTRNCGYCAVTHGRPQWEDRDEPERVGRAVGELGLEHVVITSVNRDDLADGGAAHFAATLGAIRRHAPGCRVELLIPDFQGSAAALATVIAAAPDILNHNTETVPRLYKVARHGGRYERTLELFRRARQAAPGLLTKSGIILGLGEERDELVATMRDLRAVDVNILTLGQYLRPSAQHLPVARYYHPDEFRDLAGIGHAMGFAHVESGPLVRSSYHAKAQARGL; from the coding sequence ATGGGAATTACGCTCCCTCTCCTGAATCCGTCCTCACCGCCCGCGTCGCCCAAGCCGGCCTGGCTGAAGGTGCGGGCGCCGGGGGGACCGAAGTACCTCCGTCTCAAGGGGCTCATGCGGGAGTGGAACCTCCATTCGGTGTGCGAAGAGGCCCACTGCCCGAACATCGGTGAGTGCTGGGAAGACCTCACCGCGACGTTCATGATCTTGGGCGACGTCTGCACGCGGAACTGCGGCTACTGCGCCGTCACCCATGGGCGCCCCCAGTGGGAGGACCGCGATGAGCCGGAGCGCGTGGGCCGTGCGGTGGGCGAGCTCGGGCTCGAGCACGTCGTGATCACGTCGGTGAACCGTGACGATCTCGCCGACGGAGGCGCCGCGCACTTCGCGGCCACCTTGGGTGCCATCCGGCGCCACGCGCCGGGCTGTCGCGTCGAGCTGCTGATCCCGGACTTCCAGGGCAGCGCCGCCGCGCTCGCCACGGTGATCGCCGCCGCGCCCGACATCCTGAACCACAACACCGAGACGGTGCCGCGTCTCTACAAGGTCGCGCGCCACGGCGGCCGCTACGAGCGCACGCTGGAGCTCTTCCGCCGCGCCCGGCAGGCCGCCCCGGGGCTCCTCACCAAGTCCGGCATCATCCTCGGCCTGGGCGAGGAGCGGGACGAGCTGGTGGCGACGATGCGCGATCTGCGTGCGGTGGACGTGAACATCCTGACGCTGGGGCAGTACCTCCGTCCGTCGGCGCAGCACCTGCCGGTGGCGCGGTACTATCACCCGGACGAGTTCCGCGATCTGGCAGGGATCGGCCACGCGATGGGCTTCGCCCACGTCGAGTCCGGGCCGCTGGTGCGCTCCTCCTATCACGCCAAGGCGCAGGCGCGGGGGCTCTGA
- the ndhC gene encoding NADH-quinone oxidoreductase subunit A: protein MPFFQIFLVFAIAAGVGALLIGIPSLIAPRRLTPVKLEPFECGKDPVDLPEGRFPIKFSTIAIFFIIFDIEMLFLWPWASVYAAHRGWFLFSEMMVFLGILMLGFLYVWKKRGLEWE from the coding sequence TTGCCCTTCTTCCAGATCTTCCTCGTGTTCGCCATCGCCGCCGGTGTCGGCGCCCTGCTCATCGGCATTCCGTCGCTGATCGCACCGCGGCGCTTGACCCCGGTGAAGCTCGAGCCGTTCGAGTGCGGCAAGGATCCGGTGGACCTGCCCGAGGGGCGCTTCCCGATCAAGTTCTCGACGATCGCGATCTTCTTCATCATCTTCGACATCGAGATGCTCTTCCTCTGGCCATGGGCCTCGGTCTACGCCGCGCATCGCGGCTGGTTCCTCTTCAGCGAGATGATGGTGTTCCTCGGCATCCTCATGCTGGGCTTCCTCTACGTCTGGAAGAAGCGGGGGCTCGAATGGGAGTAG